From one Planococcus citri chromosome 3, ihPlaCitr1.1, whole genome shotgun sequence genomic stretch:
- the LOC135840647 gene encoding xylosylprotein 4-beta-galactosyltransferase-like, producing MNWSTSLFKNLFRCKASHVLIWCSIIIIIYIGLFYFSSSKNDRPTLEQPEPIINQKASYPEHVLPALEQHEPNQKATYPEHVLPSLEQHKPISNQKPVYPEHVLPAVKQPKSISNQKPSYPEHVLCVLVTYRERFEHLLEFVPHMSRFLNHQSITYHIIVINHLPDGYRFNKGSSYNAGFLIMEKKFPECDYIALHDIDTLPLNVEIPYTYPGNGGFHPIPMGYHPIRVYSNPYYISGIFLMSSEQFRRMNGYGNNFWGWGFEDYDFYLRVTKYSIPWTRLQPDDISTDQTNSFKHLQSGATTSRDAIWCGNQAQASGTRDRTDHTGLSDVNFTIASENVLTIDGFPVYLFNIHIKCIFKITPWCKPFCVENLTLPKTIWELTDYSARNPQMKPASFQSNPEPDSAMWDKIWNNERSTSP from the exons ATGAATTGGTCAacttcacttttcaaaaatcttttcagATGTAAAGCTTCGCACGTGCTGATATGGTGTtctattattatcattatttataTAGGCCTATTTTACTTCTCTTCCTCTAAAAATG ATAGACCTACACTGGAACAACCTGAACCAATAATCAATCAGAAGGCATCATATCCTGAACATGTTTTACCTGCTCTGGAACAACATGAACCAAATCAGAAGGCAACTTATCCTGAACATGTCTTACCTTCTCTGGAACAACACAAACCAATTTCTAATCAAAAGCCGGTATATCCTGAACATGTCTTACCTGCTGTGAAACAACCTAAATCAATCTCTAATCAAAAGCCATCCTATCCTGAGCATGTCCTATGTGTACTCGTAACATACCGAGAAAGATTTGAACACTTACTCGAATTCGTACCCCATATGAGCAGATTTCTGAATCATCAGTCGATCACATATCATATTATTGTTATCAATCAC TTACCTGATGGATATCGCTTCAACAAAGGATCTTCTTATAACGCTGGGTTTCtcattatggaaaaaaaatttccagaatgtGATTACATTGCGCTGCATGATATCGATACGTTACCtttgaatgttgaaataccTTACACGTATCCAGGAAATGGTGGTTTTCATCCGATTCCCATGGGATATCATCCTATTCGCGTATATTCTAATCCATATTATATTAGCGGGATTTTCCTCATGTCAAG CGAACAATTTAGGCGTATGAATGGATATGGCAATAATTTTTGGGGATGGGGATTCGAAGATTATGACTTCTACCTTCGTGTAACGAAATACTCTATACCATGGACGCGACTGCAACCTGATGATATTTCTACAGATCAGACTAATTCATTCAA ACACTTACAATCTGGAGCAACAACCTCGCGTGATGCTATATGGTGCGGGAACCAAGCACAAGCATCAGGGACTCGGGATCGCACAGATCATACGGGACTGAGTGACGTGAATTTTACCATCGCTTCAGAGAACGTTTTAACTATCGACGGATTTCCCGTTTATTTATTCAACATtcatataaaatgtattttcaaaataactccGTGGTGCAAACCTTTCTGCGTGGAAAATCTAACCCTTCCAAAAACCATCTGGGAGCTTACCGATTACAGCGCGAGAAACCCGCAAATGAAACCGGCCAGTTTTCAATCGAACCCAGAACCTGATTCGGCGATGTGGGATAAAATCTGGAACAATGAACGATCAACTAGTCCTTGA